TTTATCATATATAGTTTCGATGCGACCTCGTTACTTCTTCAGTAATATCATAGACTGTTACTAATCGTGTTAGACCAACTATGTGGAGAAATATTGGACAAAGGTCAAAGAGAGAGATATGTTGAAGTCAGTGTTGCCAAggatttaagaaatttttctcacttGGGTTTTATTATCACgagaatttatttgaaaagttaaaaatattatagatttttataatttccttctctaaaaattatcataaactttttatacaccaaaaaaattttctctaataaaatcTACATTTGAGAGAAAATCCTCCAACCTCGCAATTCTGGTTGTGTATGTATGAGACACTTCAACTTAACTTCGATTAACTTCATCGACCGATTCCATTGGAAttaaccaatcgcatttgtcattTCATATAACAAATAGATGCGATTGGTTAATTCCCATGGATTAATTGGTCGATTAGATTAATCAGAGTTTGGTTAAAATGGCCATAAACACGcgtattcataattattttgatattatttctattgATAAAAGGTGATAAGGTCTGATTAAACGATTCCTTCTTTGGATCATTGGATTTTTTTTCACCAATAAAATGAACAAATTCTAGTGTTGACAGTCGCGGAATCTCATtacttctaaaaaatatatatatttttttatgtagttgcacaaattcaataatatatattgccCAGATAGACAAGCGTAATTTTACATGTTAAGTAAACTAATGCACTTCATGAGTTGTTGTGAAGTTGCTGTCGATTTGCTGACACCGAAGTCTTATGTGCAAACTGAGTTGACAACAAGAGAGCAAAAACATATCACcagttaatgaaattttaaaagcaaaaatttataaataataacatgtcGTACTGACAGCAAACTGACGGCTCATCATGAGCTCGCATTCGTATATGTCATAATGACAACAACATGAGAACAAAATGATAGGTCCtatgatatcaaaagtttgATACAAGAAGCACAATACtgattaatattgttgaaattccTAAATTGCAGTTTGTTGTTAACAATTTGTTGACATGACAATTTTTGGTCCCGCCATGTAATGCCCCACGCGAACAAGTGAGTGttggcgccaccgctaggcggccacgccgcgggggatttctCGTGAATCCAGTGCAGCCACACAAACGTTATATCTAGGCcacagatatctatctaacaactagatcgctaccttcggctgaatagctgtgtccggcaggatatccggattcggccatcttacccaacaagaaaatggcgtctacgcgtagattaggttagtgcgtatgtgtttgacaggtTTGACAACTAAACCGGTTAACCGCTGAGCACCGTTGAGCATATTAATTGCGATTATCGAgtgtgttttttcgatatcgtgccataatgacaagcaagagcggcattagagcggcattggagctgccattttgttgtaggtaacatggctgaaaccggatatccttcctgcctcaatactgtcatatgctaatgccacaggttagcgatctagtttagtatagatatctgtgatCTAGGCGCCACCGGGGCCATTTTaccagctcatacttcagtgaggaGCTGCTTAATTGTAATTTCAGGACGAATGCttgctctcattcttttcaaacgtgacatgtgtgtggaacgctgttccacataaaattttatgtttttacatttaaatgattaacttgtttttatatcaaatgtaatgcatttatatttttgcaaatgttgTCATCATGTTGCTGTCATCATGTTATATATCACAGATGCCACATCGTGACAAGTTGTTTTCATGTTGTCTTCAAGATGCCGTTAACATGCTGTTAAACGCGGACAGCAAACCGATGGCAACAGTTGTTGCCTATCATGTTGTTATCATACGTATATTCTTTGAGTATAATGAAGTAATGCCATCAAGATGCTATCCATTTGTCATCATCAAATTTAGAATTCATGTGAGGGCAAGATGTCACTCATATAGTGAGGAAGCAATTGTTTGGTGTTTGTTTGGAAGCACCTAGTTTGTCGACATCAGTTGCTGAAACGGTTAACAGTAACATAACggcattttgaatttatttagcTATCTAggtgtattttttgtaatattttccaaattcttGTGTTCTACATTCAAGTTAacataaatttctaattatctaaattatctacaaaaaaataattttagttataattCTTAAAGGAAACGTTTAtatcttaagttaaaaatagattaattttaaattaatctttttttgatatttatcagaagaaaatttgtatatttacgtTTGACGACGTATTACTGTGCTATACTGTGCTACATCtacttttttcttcatttttctttcCACGTACCAAGaaatcgataaaaattataattcaagatTTTTTCGTTTGTTATTGAATTGGACTACACAATACATTTGATttgcttgatttttttttaaatataagaaataaattataagaatcacttaaaacattatttatattgggCTTTTGTTGATACTCTCAGAGTTTTAGATAATAATTGTTGATCGGCGTTATCCGAGCTACTTGTATATACGTTAAATTTCTTAATCATTATATAAAGCATAAATtccaaatgtaaaaaaatatattaaaactttcaaTATTCCACAAAGTATGAGTAAGTTAAAATAAGAAGcataactttcaatttttttcaatttatgatgttgagaaagagaaaaatgcgaaatgtatgaattttaatttacaaaacgtcttattatatttacatctctttaattaaacaataaaatatgtaaaattcttttacatctttgtcaaataaagaaaatcgatttcgaattatataatattattaaatcaatgttgtgtgaaatattaaacatatctTGAGCAAATATCGGGTATTGCACCGGTGCAATTTCAACCGGCTAACCAAAGAGGATGGCTTCGCCATTTTTATGTTTTGCGACCGGGCGTGTAAAGGATAACGGAAAGAGGGTAGATGATGGTGAAGTTAGAGGGCGAACGAGTAGGCGGACGAGCGGCAATGTTCCGGCCAAGAGAGAAAGGAAATTGGATGATATTTCCCGCAACGATCAAATCTTATTGCCAATTGAAAGAGGAAAGTTTGCGGTACATTTATCCCGAGAAATCACCGACGACGAAGAGGTGAGCTGGCGAAAATGGTCGCTGCGATCTGCGATTCCGCAAACCACTCGTAGCTGTTTTCATCGCGATAACAAGCTCATCTACAAGAAGGTAATACGAGATTAATTACAATCAAATTGATAGTCCAGCACACAACggaataaatttcattttgcacatacaatttaatttcgtatttGAGAACCCAGTAtctttttcacataaaaattatttaaaaaaaatctctttaaaaaaaaatcaaactcTTGTTTTCTTTCAAGAATAGATTTTTTATGATTAGAAATACGTTGAAAGCATTACTGAAGGTAATCTCAGAGCCGTTCCTACGTCCGTAAATTCGCAGCAGATTGCAATCTCGTATTGAAcgattttctttcatttattcgTATCCCCTTATCACATCGCACATCCTGATAATATCATCAGAAGCCGAAAGACTGTATGGGCTGAAGGTCGCGGTCCAATTTCGATACCCCTCCTCATAATTTCATCTATCAGTATCCACAAAAGAGGGAAAGTGagagacggagaaagagagaggtcaCAGCTACTCGCCGTTCTCACGGGAAGATCACGTTAGGGGGATGAGGAGGGTTGTAATGAGTGGACGAAAGCGTCAACGGCATCTAATGTCAGAAATTATAGCATATTGGCAATAAAATCCGGAGCAGGGTCCGTGCTTGCGCGTGCAGTCGCCGCCTCTATTTATGGATGGTTCGTTTATTGTAACGAATGTCGCGGAATCACATTTTGCCATTACACACGATCTTGTTTCGGGAGAATGACTGgtatatcaataatattccCAATCACGCCATTGCTTTTCGTGGATAATAACCACAATAAGATATTGATACAAAATATCTCGATCTCGTATAGAACTTGCAGTTTTGTAGCCTTGCAATAAATTTATGCggctaaattaataaaagcaatattgattaaatttcaagACGCTTTAGAAGCTTGAAAACGTATAATACATGATCTGATTCACAATTcgatttatataaacttttcgttgactattaaaaaatgcatgtaaagataaattaataaaagtttattaatttatgagcTAAATGTGTGTACAACGAGAGAACAATACAGAGACAGCAATACGAATTAAATGTGTAACAGTTGGATTAAAACGTATAACATTTGAGACATgcacgattttttttctcttttaaatttaataaagtatgaCATGTGTTTAAAATTGTATACGAAACATTCAGCGGAACGAAATACACGGAACGtaaataaatgtcaaattactttaaaaatgcaCGCGCGACATACACAGCAATATTCTTAGcatcaataattatatacaaaaattatatataattgaatcaGTAATTATTGGCATATGTTCTTTACTGTCACTCAGTTTCTGAATCACTATTTATATCTTCGTGTTTAATAGAAAGTGCGGTTTTACCAGAGATTCTTCTGACTTTTATCCAACCTCGTATTTTCTTCGTGTCTTTGGTACTTGGTGATCTCGTGCTGAAATTATCTTCCATTTCCGACCTATCAGTTTCAGATGAACGTACATTTGACTTTACACTGCTATCTGTCTGGAAATTTTAAAGATGTAGGATATTATACGTGAGATCTCTTTATtcgcaattattaaattttccaactttTACGTTTATACTAATGTGATAAcaattcacaaattttttaatttaattaaaaaactctcttaaaaattctattacaaCTGTTAAATGTTGTTGTTAATCGTTTATCTTCagtaattatatgaaatacTTATAACTATTGCACATTAAGGATTATCGTTATGCATATACATTATATTGTGTTCAAACAGACCTGACAAGATTCGTCATCGCCGAATTTAATACTGAAGTCATATTTTTCATCAGAAAAAGTTGTGGAATCTTCACTTGGAGCTGACGAAACATTTAATGCCCCCGAACTAGCATGCTCAGGCACAAAACAGGAACTGCTCGCGAAACTACTTTCGGCTTCATTTCGGTCTTTTAAGGTTTCATCTGGCTGACTTTGATTCTTCGATGATGGGCTTTTGGAATAATTGGAGCTGTTCGCAAGAGTCTTAATATGTTTTTCCTTCTCTTCGATTTCATTCTGAAAATGTCTcattaaaatcttatatttttgtatCGTATCGTCTTTGTTAGTTTTAAGTAGAGCTATTTCTAGTTCTTTATGCTCCAGTTGCATTTTTAAACGAGTTACTTCATCCTGGCTGTCGCCATAAGTCTTGCAAATTTCGTTCAGGAGcgttgtattatttttttgatccGAGAACCGAGATCTGAAATCATGAATTTCTGCTTTTATAGTATTTTCCACGTTCTTACGCAAATCTTCGCAGTAATGCAGATCTTCCATGACCGAACCGATGCTTTCGCCATTTTTGATAATTTGCTCGCTCAGATTTCTTGCTTTCTTGCTGTTCGCAACGTTCAAATCACCTATATTACGAATTTCACTCTTCAACGAAATAACTTCGCACTCCCTTTCCGTTACCGTCAtcgttaatttctttaatttattctcGAGAGTCAATTGGGCCTCGGAACATTCGCATAATTGCCTGCAAAGCTCGTTCCTATCTCTCTGACATCTGTTCACAATAATTTCGAAATCATGTATCTTCTGAAGCAATTCGTAGCCTTGCGCGAGCTCGTATTGCATTTCAGTATTCTTTCCGTCGAGCTCATTTATCTTCAGAGTTTTTTGCAACACTTCTTCTTCTAAACTTTCGATCTTTGGTAAGTGTTCATTTGCACATTTACTAAACGCTTTGTCCAATCGATTACGCATCAAAGATATTTTGCTTTCAAAGGTTCTGGatttctctatatatttttctagcCATTTGAAAATTcgactttcatttttttctttaactgcTAACTTGCGGATCAGCTCACGAATCTCACGTTTATATTCTTGCATTTTATTCTCCATCACGTTGAATAAACCGTCGCgtttcattgcaatatcactCTCCTCTTCGGTCAGTCGTTCCAGCGTTCCTTCTTCGTGTAGCAACTGACACTTATTCGTGCGAGTCGTTTCATTTAATGCGTAAATCACATCTCGGAGAGCTTCCAGATTCTGAGACAATTCTGTAACACCTAACGTGTCTTGATAGTTCCATTTATTCGAGTCTGCACTGTCTATCTTAAGCTGTTCAACATTTCCCTCCATCTGACTGTTCTCGTCGATGATGCTAGTTTGCGTAGACTTGTCTTCGTTTTCGCGGGTACTTGTGCGATCGTTCATATCAGTAGATCTTCGACTTTCGTTTTGTAATTCGCTACTTACACCGGAATCATCCTTGCTGCTCCTGTCGCTCAATCTAAAAACTTGATAATCTATACTATCAGTACTTTCGGGACTTTTGCGATCGACGTTTGACGTTTTCGAGAGTCCCTTCTTCGTTGATTCAACGTTATTTGCAAACAATGTTGGAATCATAATCCAGTCGTTAAGCTCGTGTTGATCAACAGATGAATTCACCGGTGAGGAAATTTTCTCTACGGGCAGGTTATTCTGAAAAATACTGTCTGCTACACAATCGTCAAATGAAATATTTGTCCATCGGTCACATTTGCACTTTCCGTCGCTTATAATCTCATTTTGTGTATCAGTCAAGCGCTGTTGAATTTCAACATATTGTTTTTCTTGCAACTGTGCGTAACGCTGCAGTTTGATGATGCAAGCTTCTTTGCGTGAAAGCTCCTCCTCCAGTTCTCTCATCTTCATCAAAGTATCATGCAAAAGATCCTCCGAGTTTGACGACGCTTGCTTCACTTCAGAAATGGTTTCAGCGTTTTCGTTCTCCATTGCATGGATGTATTCGGTCATCTCTTCAAGTTTCTTCTCGGTTCTCTTTAGTTTTTCATCCATTAACCCTTCCAAATTGTTCATGAGACAATCGGCATCGTCCTTGACGTTTTCAGTGTTGCCACCCCATTTACGAATCCCAGCTCGCGTGAGCtgtcgaaactttttcaattcCTCGGTTACCAAGGCCAATTGGAAGCTACAGTTGTTTTTCTCACAGAGAATCGTCTCGTTTTCTTTCTTCAACTGCCTCGCCACTTCTTTCAGAACCGCTAAGTTTGAAGTAACCTGCACATTCTCAGCTTTGAGCTCTTCGCAAAGCGCAGGGTTGTCGTCGATGTAATCGCCGCTATCGCTTCGCCTTCTCTTCTTGTGCCACAGATCATCGAAGCGCTTCTTATAAAAGAGGCGCTCCTTATAAAAACTTTTGACCTGCTCGACAGACCATTTCAACAGATCGTGTCCCTCAATTTCGAGCTTTTTGGTATTCTCTTTGTAAATCGCTTCTAAATCGTCGATCATACGTGAGTAATTATCGGTTAGGTGTTGTCGGATTGCGTATTCGCGATTCAGCATGTCATTTTTTAAAGCTTCCAGTTCTTGCTCCAGCCTTCTGTTCTCCTCTCGTATATTTCTGCATGCTACCGAATCGGTACAGCCAGTCATTTCTGCAGTCTCGGACGAGTTGGGCGGTGATGCCACAAGGTCATCGTCGTATGCTTCCAGACCAGGAACAGTTCCTTTGCACAGCTGTTTGCATTCCTTATGATGACTCTTCAGTAGCTTTCTGACTATATTACAAAAGCTGAAAATGCTCTGTGTTTCGTCGGTCAGACCTGGccgaaaaacaatgtttactatAACGATCAGATTTTCCTCACCGGAGAGAGCTCGTTGACATATTCTCGTTAACTTGGACTGACGATAAAGTGCCATCTGATAGTCCCTCTGATTCATGGCCTTGAGGCATCTGCCGAGCACCAGCAGGCTGTTGTTGACATTGCTCGCCTCGCGCACATGCGATTTCTCGAATTGTGTAGAGCTAGCCAGGTCGCAAAAAGTCAACGTACTGTGCGTCACTTCTTCCGGTGCGTGATCCTTCTGGTATCTCAGTAATTCTATGGTGAAAATAATGTGCGATCGGGAGCTCTTCGATCTCGTCGCGTCGGTCGTTCTCATCCTCGATTGGTCCGCCATGAGAAGTTGACAGGCCTCCAGCGCAGTTATAGCGTGAACCTTTTGTAAACCGCGAACGTAAGCTCGCCCTTGGGCGTTCACGTACAGTCTCAACGGGGAGCGTGCTTCCGCGTCGTCCAACAGATCGTAAACGTTTCCGTTGTAAATCTCCGCGAAGGACAGCCATACGGCGTACATAGACTCGCTGAAGCACTCCTCGCATTTGTCAGGATCTGCGTTCTCCGGC
The window above is part of the Solenopsis invicta isolate M01_SB chromosome 8, UNIL_Sinv_3.0, whole genome shotgun sequence genome. Proteins encoded here:
- the LOC105197174 gene encoding kinesin-like protein KIF20B, with translation MMPIGKNSSGRRSTFASSYDRYGEKVRMNSFLSLQYNKTDKCTDAESRRALKVSTVEMYLRIRPVSTALEKSYAVLNSRTLLTFLPFEDKFIRNSRGAKSSEAEGRRHAFTKIFGSETSQAEMFEGSIKHRVAEFLGGKSSTIMTYGTRDSGKTYTLFGTPASPGIITRSIELVFSAINCTIAPWYKPTFQGTVVHLNKTERDSEMQRKRRVLDGLLTANGKTIAEAEEFLENSRPENADPDKCEECFSESMYAVWLSFAEIYNGNVYDLLDDAEARSPLRLYVNAQGRAYVRGLQKVHAITALEACQLLMADQSRMRTTDATRSKSSRSHIIFTIELLRYQKDHAPEEVTHSTLTFCDLASSTQFEKSHVREASNVNNSLLVLGRCLKAMNQRDYQMALYRQSKLTRICQRALSGEENLIVIVNIVFRPGLTDETQSIFSFCNIVRKLLKSHHKECKQLCKGTVPGLEAYDDDLVASPPNSSETAEMTGCTDSVACRNIREENRRLEQELEALKNDMLNREYAIRQHLTDNYSRMIDDLEAIYKENTKKLEIEGHDLLKWSVEQVKSFYKERLFYKKRFDDLWHKKRRRSDSGDYIDDNPALCEELKAENVQVTSNLAVLKEVARQLKKENETILCEKNNCSFQLALVTEELKKFRQLTRAGIRKWGGNTENVKDDADCLMNNLEGLMDEKLKRTEKKLEEMTEYIHAMENENAETISEVKQASSNSEDLLHDTLMKMRELEEELSRKEACIIKLQRYAQLQEKQYVEIQQRLTDTQNEIISDGKCKCDRWTNISFDDCVADSIFQNNLPVEKISSPVNSSVDQHELNDWIMIPTLFANNVESTKKGLSKTSNVDRKSPESTDSIDYQVFRLSDRSSKDDSGVSSELQNESRRSTDMNDRTSTRENEDKSTQTSIIDENSQMEGNVEQLKIDSADSNKWNYQDTLGVTELSQNLEALRDVIYALNETTRTNKCQLLHEEGTLERLTEEESDIAMKRDGLFNVMENKMQEYKREIRELIRKLAVKEKNESRIFKWLEKYIEKSRTFESKISLMRNRLDKAFSKCANEHLPKIESLEEEVLQKTLKINELDGKNTEMQYELAQGYELLQKIHDFEIIVNRCQRDRNELCRQLCECSEAQLTLENKLKKLTMTVTERECEVISLKSEIRNIGDLNVANSKKARNLSEQIIKNGESIGSVMEDLHYCEDLRKNVENTIKAEIHDFRSRFSDQKNNTTLLNEICKTYGDSQDEVTRLKMQLEHKELEIALLKTNKDDTIQKYKILMRHFQNEIEEKEKHIKTLANSSNYSKSPSSKNQSQPDETLKDRNEAESSFASSSCFVPEHASSGALNVSSAPSEDSTTFSDEKYDFSIKFGDDESCQTDSSVKSNVRSSETDRSEMEDNFSTRSPSTKDTKKIRGWIKVRRISGKTALSIKHEDINSDSETE